The following coding sequences are from one Aliarcobacter skirrowii CCUG 10374 window:
- the trmD gene encoding tRNA (guanosine(37)-N1)-methyltransferase TrmD → MKFTFVTLFPNLIEPYLKDSILNRAVESNFISYEFYNPRDFTTNKHKKVDDAMVGGGAGMLLFCQPLFDCLDEIKRKDKDAYIIFPLAAAKPFRQNDAKRLAKKKNIVMVSGRYEGIDERVIEKYANEVFSIGEYILTGGELPSLVMADAISRNVQGVLGNEASLEIESYENNLLEAPSFTKPENYENISVVKEFLKGNHSKICDLKFQMSICKTKYYRPSKEKR, encoded by the coding sequence TTGAAGTTTACTTTTGTTACACTTTTTCCCAATTTGATTGAACCATATTTAAAAGATTCTATTTTAAATAGAGCAGTTGAATCAAACTTTATAAGCTATGAGTTCTATAATCCCAGAGATTTTACAACAAACAAGCACAAAAAAGTTGATGATGCTATGGTTGGTGGAGGAGCTGGAATGCTTCTTTTTTGTCAACCACTTTTTGATTGTTTAGATGAGATAAAAAGAAAAGATAAAGATGCTTATATTATTTTTCCACTTGCTGCTGCTAAACCTTTTAGGCAAAATGATGCAAAAAGACTTGCAAAGAAAAAAAATATTGTAATGGTTAGTGGAAGATATGAGGGAATTGATGAGAGAGTTATTGAAAAATATGCTAATGAGGTTTTTAGTATTGGAGAGTATATCCTAACAGGTGGTGAGCTTCCATCTTTAGTTATGGCAGATGCAATATCTAGAAATGTTCAAGGAGTGCTTGGAAATGAGGCTTCGCTTGAAATTGAGAGTTATGAAAATAATCTTTTAGAAGCTCCATCTTTTACAAAACCAGAAAATTATGAAAATATTAGTGTCGTTAAAGAATTTTTAAAGGGAAACCATAGTAAAATTTGCGACTTAAAATTCCAGATGTCAATTTGTAAGACAAAATATTATAGACCTAGTAAGGAAAAACGATGA
- the rplS gene encoding 50S ribosomal protein L19, producing the protein MKNRYIASFEAAQIASKEVPAFRAGDTLRLGVEIKEGEKKRVQTFEGVVIGRSGNGVDATFTIRKLGANSIGVERIFPLYCESLKTIEVLRKGDVRRAKLNYLRALKGKAAKIKELKR; encoded by the coding sequence ATGAAAAACAGATATATAGCAAGCTTTGAAGCAGCACAAATAGCTTCTAAAGAAGTTCCAGCATTTAGAGCAGGAGATACACTAAGACTTGGTGTTGAGATTAAAGAGGGTGAGAAAAAAAGAGTTCAAACTTTCGAAGGTGTAGTAATTGGAAGAAGCGGAAACGGTGTTGATGCTACTTTTACTATTAGAAAACTTGGAGCAAATAGTATTGGTGTAGAGAGAATCTTCCCTTTATATTGCGAATCTTTAAAAACTATTGAAGTGTTAAGAAAAGGTGATGTAAGAAGAGCTAAACTTAACTATTTAAGAGCATTAAAAGGTAAAGCTGCAAAAATTAAAGAGCTAAAAAGATAA
- a CDS encoding DedA family protein: protein MLSQIINFIVETVGQLGYAGIFIMMFLESSFFPFPSEVVMIPAGYLAYKGEMNIYFVIFFGILGSLAGGVFNYYFALKLGRRFLMRYGKYILISEDTILKMEEFFNKHGHISTFFGRLIPVVRQYISLPAGLSRMNLFVFSLFTSLGAGIWVAILAFLGYYLGGNEELIKEYLHQIIIALLVLIVVFSYLYYKFTKRKNRRKI, encoded by the coding sequence TTGTTATCACAAATAATTAACTTCATTGTAGAAACTGTTGGACAACTTGGTTATGCAGGTATTTTCATAATGATGTTTTTAGAGAGTTCTTTTTTTCCATTTCCATCAGAAGTTGTAATGATACCAGCTGGATATTTAGCCTATAAAGGTGAGATGAATATCTATTTTGTAATTTTCTTTGGGATTTTAGGTTCACTTGCTGGAGGAGTATTTAATTACTATTTTGCTTTAAAGCTCGGAAGAAGATTTTTAATGAGATATGGAAAATATATCTTGATTAGCGAAGATACAATATTAAAAATGGAAGAGTTTTTTAATAAACATGGTCATATCTCAACATTTTTTGGAAGATTAATTCCAGTTGTAAGACAATATATATCTTTACCAGCAGGACTCTCTCGAATGAATCTTTTTGTATTTTCATTATTTACAAGTTTAGGTGCTGGAATTTGGGTTGCTATATTAGCATTTTTAGGATATTACTTAGGTGGAAATGAAGAGCTAATAAAAGAGTATTTGCATCAAATTATTATTGCTCTTTTAGTCTTAATCGTTGTTTTTAGTTATCTGTATTATAAATTTACAAAAAGAAAAAATAGAAGAAAAATTTAA
- a CDS encoding PLP-dependent aminotransferase family protein has protein sequence MKRSFIREILEAIDEETISFAGGLPSENLFPTQDLKEATLKAIENPKVYQYTISNGINELREQIALRYTNEGFATTKENILITTGSQQAMYILAKFFENKDITIEEPSYLGAMNIFRLNNLKMQGVKLEDDGVNIEEFEKSFKKTKLTYLIPDFQNPSATTYSSEKREAVCNIVKKYDGILIEDSPYSELYFDKKSKYISASLPNNSFHLGSFSKTLVPSLRIGWIRADEEKIKSLLIIKESIDLHSCGLSQYILAEYLKDEVKYEKHLQEIRDDYQAKAQFFSKALKTIMPEFKHQTPKGGMFLYGGFEDKKIDTFALVQECLKKKVVYVPANQFYIDKVPNSEIRFNYTHSSFEQIEKGLKLIKSCL, from the coding sequence ATGAAAAGATCATTTATTAGAGAGATACTTGAAGCTATTGATGAAGAGACTATCTCATTTGCAGGTGGACTTCCAAGTGAAAATCTATTTCCAACGCAAGATTTAAAAGAAGCAACTTTAAAAGCAATAGAAAATCCAAAAGTTTATCAATACACAATAAGTAATGGAATAAATGAATTAAGAGAGCAAATTGCTTTAAGATATACAAATGAAGGATTTGCTACAACAAAAGAGAATATCTTAATTACAACAGGAAGCCAGCAAGCAATGTATATTTTGGCTAAATTTTTTGAAAACAAAGATATTACAATCGAAGAGCCTTCATATTTAGGAGCTATGAATATTTTTAGACTAAATAATTTAAAAATGCAAGGTGTAAAACTTGAAGATGATGGAGTAAACATTGAAGAGTTTGAGAAAAGTTTTAAAAAGACAAAACTTACATACTTAATTCCAGATTTTCAAAATCCAAGTGCTACAACATATAGTAGTGAGAAAAGAGAAGCAGTTTGTAATATAGTAAAAAAATATGATGGAATTTTAATAGAAGATAGCCCATATAGTGAGCTTTATTTTGATAAAAAAAGTAAATATATAAGTGCTAGTTTACCAAATAACTCTTTTCATTTAGGAAGTTTTTCTAAAACTTTAGTTCCAAGTTTACGAATTGGTTGGATACGAGCAGATGAAGAGAAGATAAAATCTCTTCTTATTATAAAAGAGAGTATTGATCTTCACTCTTGTGGGCTTTCACAATATATTTTAGCTGAGTATTTAAAAGATGAAGTAAAATATGAAAAACATCTTCAAGAAATAAGAGATGATTATCAAGCAAAAGCTCAATTTTTCTCAAAAGCTTTAAAAACTATAATGCCTGAATTTAAGCACCAAACACCAAAAGGTGGAATGTTTTTGTATGGTGGATTTGAAGATAAAAAAATTGATACATTTGCACTTGTTCAAGAGTGCTTGAAGAAAAAAGTTGTATATGTTCCAGCAAATCAGTTTTACATAGATAAAGTTCCAAATAGTGAGATAAGATTTAACTACACTCACTCAAGTTTTGAACAGATTGAAAAAGGGCTTAAACTTATAAAAAGTTGTCTATAA
- a CDS encoding AraC family transcriptional regulator gives MKKSTYEKRAKIANDVMNYIYKYIDTNINIDDLSLQLNISKFHLHRVFKEEFGKNIYESIKSIRLEKAANLLITNKFSTITNISNMTGYSSQTSFLRAFKQRFSMTPKEWKNGGYKEYSNKIIEKISISNDLDFSNIEPTIVKMPQMRGYYIRHKGYDKSIKKTWAKLQTWIYTNDIKSYKQMALHHDNPIITPLEDCQYIAIAVLDENEELKDLSLPTLDIPKGIYAKFSLSGKYGDVIKLIQWVYHVWLIDSGYETTTNPSYTIYEKNHFLSLDGEFILDFYLPIKYV, from the coding sequence ATGAAAAAATCTACTTATGAAAAAAGAGCAAAAATTGCAAATGATGTAATGAACTACATTTATAAATATATTGATACAAATATAAATATAGATGATTTAAGTTTACAATTAAATATTAGTAAGTTTCATCTTCATAGAGTTTTTAAAGAGGAGTTTGGAAAAAATATTTATGAAAGCATTAAGTCAATACGACTTGAAAAAGCTGCAAACCTATTAATTACAAATAAGTTTTCAACAATCACTAATATTTCAAATATGACTGGATATAGTTCACAAACATCTTTTTTAAGAGCCTTTAAACAAAGGTTTTCTATGACACCAAAAGAGTGGAAAAATGGTGGATATAAAGAGTATTCAAATAAAATAATTGAGAAAATATCAATTAGCAATGATTTAGATTTCTCAAATATTGAGCCAACAATTGTTAAAATGCCACAGATGAGAGGATATTATATTAGGCATAAAGGTTATGATAAATCTATTAAAAAAACATGGGCAAAGCTTCAAACTTGGATTTATACAAATGATATAAAATCTTATAAACAAATGGCTTTGCATCATGATAATCCAATTATTACTCCACTTGAAGATTGCCAATATATTGCAATTGCAGTTTTGGATGAAAATGAAGAGTTAAAAGATTTATCCCTTCCAACTTTGGATATTCCAAAGGGAATTTATGCAAAGTTTAGTTTAAGTGGAAAGTATGGAGATGTAATAAAATTAATACAGTGGGTTTATCATGTTTGGTTAATAGATAGTGGTTATGAAACAACAACAAATCCATCTTATACGATTTATGAGAAGAATCATTTTTTAAGTTTAGATGGTGAGTTTATTTTGGATTTTTATCTTCCAATAAAATATGTTTAA
- a CDS encoding NUDIX hydrolase: protein MKSSIEYIANFKTSLDPYNGITILSEDLPKDILEFEQNLKDLIQNVKDNKNLIWIYIDIKKSDFIPIATKFGFTFHSCNSDYILLVKVLKENAIVPNLANHTLGVGAVVINSKNEILLIKEIIRNEYYKLPGGHIDDAEMISQALSREVFEETGVVVDFEKIVSIGHFYPHQFHKSNLYVLCLAKPKSLKIDVKDKEEISEAIWLDLDEMFKRDDIHDYTKTIVKSALSGQGLYKSEDEILSHLKNQFELFFVKESKN from the coding sequence ATGAAAAGTAGTATTGAATATATAGCAAATTTTAAAACAAGTCTTGACCCATACAATGGAATTACAATTTTAAGTGAAGATTTGCCAAAAGATATTTTGGAATTTGAACAGAATTTAAAAGATTTAATACAAAATGTAAAAGATAATAAAAATTTAATTTGGATCTATATAGATATAAAAAAATCAGATTTTATTCCAATTGCTACAAAGTTTGGTTTTACTTTTCACTCTTGCAATAGTGATTATATACTACTTGTGAAAGTTTTAAAAGAGAATGCAATAGTTCCAAATTTGGCAAATCATACTTTGGGAGTAGGTGCTGTTGTAATAAATAGTAAAAATGAGATTTTATTAATTAAAGAGATAATTAGAAATGAGTATTATAAGCTTCCAGGTGGACATATTGATGATGCTGAAATGATTTCTCAAGCTTTGAGTCGAGAAGTTTTTGAAGAGACTGGTGTTGTTGTAGATTTTGAAAAAATTGTATCTATAGGACATTTTTATCCACATCAATTTCATAAATCAAATCTATATGTTTTATGTCTTGCAAAGCCAAAAAGTTTAAAAATAGATGTAAAAGATAAAGAGGAGATTAGTGAAGCTATTTGGTTGGATCTTGATGAGATGTTTAAAAGAGATGATATTCATGATTACACAAAAACTATTGTAAAATCAGCATTGAGTGGTCAAGGATTATATAAAAGTGAAGATGAAATTTTATCTCATTTGAAAAATCAGTTTGAGTTGTTTTTTGTAAAAGAAAGCAAAAACTAA
- a CDS encoding RidA family protein — protein sequence MKHIISTTKAPSAIGPYNQAVNFGELIFTSGQIALNPTTMEVVSGGIKEQTRQVMENLKAILQEAGSSFDNVIKTTCFLSDMDNFVAFNEVYGEYFQVLSAPARSTVAVKTLPKNVLVEVEVIAFKN from the coding sequence ATGAAACATATTATAAGTACAACAAAAGCTCCAAGTGCAATTGGACCATACAATCAAGCAGTTAATTTTGGAGAGTTGATTTTTACATCGGGACAAATAGCATTAAATCCAACTACAATGGAAGTTGTAAGTGGTGGAATAAAAGAGCAAACAAGACAAGTTATGGAGAATTTAAAAGCTATTTTACAAGAGGCTGGAAGCTCTTTTGATAATGTTATTAAAACAACTTGTTTTTTATCAGATATGGATAATTTTGTTGCTTTCAACGAAGTTTATGGAGAGTATTTTCAAGTTTTATCAGCACCAGCTAGAAGTACAGTTGCCGTAAAAACATTACCAAAAAATGTTTTAGTTGAAGTAGAAGTAATAGCTTTTAAAAACTAA
- a CDS encoding helix-hairpin-helix domain-containing protein, protein MTKINLIDILEKKTLLSKNIIENIIKLLDEGCTIPFIARYRKEFTNSATDEQLRDFEEIFEYSKKLLNKKEDIKNLLKERNFLNENIEKSLDEATSLQALEDIYSPFKDKKSSRTSNAIENGLEPLANIIQSMRYSKLECEQKAKQFLNKNIKTTQDAISGAKDIIAQRYADDFRSKDIVRNLINNWGILEVTAAKEFDKSGLYASFANTSEKIKYIKPHRVLAILRAVNEKQLNIKVEIDENYILENIKKYKIKPDAQDSKELVFEGFKDGLKRLLLPTLKREAITNLKEKASKEAIELFGKNLKELLLTAPLLNQVILGVDPGYKSGCKLAVINEDGQFLDSSVIYPTKPKEDLINSSKIVLDLINRYKITSIAIGNGTASKETATFIDNLIKENRLDVNYAVVSEIGASVYSASKIASLEYPNLDVTIKGAISIAQRLRDPMAALVKIDPKSLGIGQYQHDVNQKELEKKLENITIDLVNKVGVDLNSASYKLLSFVSGISEKLALNIIEHREKIKKFSSKKELLNVKGIGAKVYEQCVGFLRIKDGLSILDNTSIHPEDYEIALKLQKNYDIKDIKEFEDIAKSLNISTIKLKDIVKELLNPGLDVRFEFNSVKFSNDILDINDLKEGFILSGVVRNITDFGAFVDIGIKNDALLHISQISEKRVSHPSDVLSINQNLENLKVIAVDLEKQRVSLSLK, encoded by the coding sequence TTGACGAAGATTAATTTAATAGATATTTTAGAAAAAAAGACGCTACTTAGTAAAAATATTATTGAAAATATAATAAAACTTTTGGATGAGGGGTGTACAATTCCCTTTATCGCAAGATATAGAAAAGAGTTTACAAATAGTGCAACAGATGAACAGCTTAGAGATTTTGAAGAGATTTTTGAATACTCAAAAAAACTCTTAAATAAAAAAGAGGATATAAAAAATCTCTTAAAAGAGAGAAATTTTTTAAATGAAAATATAGAAAAAAGTTTAGATGAAGCTACAAGCTTACAAGCTTTAGAAGATATTTACTCACCATTTAAAGATAAAAAATCATCAAGAACTTCAAATGCTATTGAAAATGGTCTTGAACCATTAGCAAATATAATTCAAAGTATGAGATATAGCAAACTTGAGTGTGAACAAAAAGCAAAACAGTTTTTAAATAAAAATATAAAAACTACTCAAGATGCTATAAGTGGTGCAAAAGATATAATTGCCCAAAGATATGCTGATGATTTTAGATCTAAAGATATTGTTAGAAATTTAATAAATAATTGGGGAATTTTAGAAGTAACTGCTGCAAAAGAGTTTGATAAAAGTGGTCTTTATGCCTCTTTTGCAAATACAAGTGAAAAAATAAAATATATAAAACCTCATAGAGTTTTAGCAATTTTAAGAGCTGTAAACGAAAAACAACTAAATATAAAAGTTGAAATAGATGAGAACTATATTTTAGAAAATATAAAAAAGTATAAAATAAAACCAGATGCACAAGATTCAAAAGAGTTAGTATTTGAAGGTTTTAAAGATGGACTAAAAAGATTACTCCTTCCAACACTAAAAAGAGAAGCAATAACAAATTTAAAAGAAAAAGCAAGCAAAGAGGCAATTGAGCTTTTTGGGAAAAATCTAAAAGAGCTACTTCTAACTGCACCTCTTCTAAATCAAGTAATTCTTGGAGTTGATCCTGGATATAAAAGCGGATGTAAATTAGCAGTTATAAACGAAGATGGTCAATTTTTAGATAGTAGTGTTATTTATCCAACAAAACCAAAAGAGGATTTAATAAACTCATCAAAAATAGTTTTAGATTTAATCAATAGATATAAAATCACAAGCATAGCTATTGGAAATGGAACAGCAAGTAAAGAGACAGCAACTTTTATTGACAATCTAATAAAAGAGAATAGATTAGATGTTAATTATGCAGTTGTAAGTGAGATTGGAGCTAGTGTTTATTCAGCTTCAAAAATTGCATCTTTGGAGTATCCAAACCTTGATGTAACAATTAAAGGTGCTATATCTATTGCTCAAAGATTAAGAGATCCAATGGCAGCATTGGTAAAAATTGATCCAAAATCTCTTGGAATTGGTCAATACCAACACGATGTAAATCAAAAAGAGTTAGAGAAAAAACTTGAAAATATTACTATTGATTTAGTAAATAAAGTTGGAGTTGATTTAAACTCTGCTTCATACAAACTACTCTCTTTTGTATCTGGAATTAGTGAAAAATTGGCTTTAAATATTATTGAACATAGAGAAAAAATCAAAAAATTTAGCTCTAAAAAAGAGCTTTTAAATGTAAAAGGTATTGGAGCAAAAGTTTATGAACAGTGTGTTGGATTTTTAAGAATAAAAGATGGCTTATCAATTTTAGATAATACCTCTATTCATCCAGAAGATTATGAAATTGCTTTAAAACTTCAAAAAAATTATGATATTAAAGATATAAAAGAGTTTGAAGATATTGCAAAAAGCTTAAATATTTCAACTATAAAATTAAAAGATATTGTAAAAGAGCTCTTAAATCCAGGACTTGATGTAAGATTTGAGTTTAATAGTGTTAAATTTTCAAATGATATTTTAGATATAAATGATTTAAAAGAGGGGTTTATTTTAAGTGGAGTTGTAAGAAATATTACAGATTTTGGAGCATTTGTAGATATTGGAATAAAAAATGATGCCCTACTTCATATATCACAAATTAGCGAAAAAAGAGTATCTCATCCAAGTGATGTTTTAAGTATAAATCAAAATTTAGAAAATTTAAAAGTAATAGCTGTAGATTTAGAGAAACAAAGAGTATCTTTGAGTTTAAAATGA
- a CDS encoding peptidase M42 — protein sequence MNASFLNEQKNFNLFLDLLKQLIRVPSVTGAEHSFLLYLKRELDELGVKTEHYDGLLVAIGKEPENGFLSAHIDRHGVICTGPNEFQFAAFLAKNRSDLRGNSLSEQTFQQISKRYINQGVHAYDPFSGSYLGTGKIKDAFLKEEINNLIFEIDGLSHLLPGTPIAFIDKLKQDGNLISAQLDNVISAAIILFLYQNGYEGTAFFTAQEEAGKSWRYINEWFKKNKVSTDKLIVLDTSPYESRQEADKQMVVLRNKDVNARFKSPLLDEIKKFCKKNKITFSCKDKFITEKNKKRVQEGLKPISIGSTELGRIIMESNKKIQGTTLQIPTTGYHTVDETANILSVKSIIFILSSFYIKTKNI from the coding sequence TTGAATGCTTCATTTTTAAATGAGCAAAAAAATTTTAATCTATTTTTAGATTTACTAAAACAACTTATTCGTGTTCCTTCTGTTACAGGTGCTGAGCACTCATTTTTACTATATTTAAAAAGAGAACTTGATGAACTTGGTGTTAAAACAGAGCACTATGACGGTCTTTTAGTAGCCATTGGTAAAGAGCCAGAAAATGGATTTTTAAGCGCTCATATTGATAGGCACGGGGTTATTTGTACAGGTCCAAATGAGTTTCAATTTGCAGCTTTTTTGGCAAAAAATCGATCTGACTTAAGAGGAAACTCTCTTTCTGAACAAACTTTTCAACAAATCTCAAAACGATATATAAATCAAGGTGTTCACGCATATGATCCTTTTAGTGGTTCATATTTAGGAACTGGTAAAATAAAAGATGCCTTTTTAAAAGAGGAGATAAACAACTTAATCTTTGAAATAGATGGACTTTCACATCTTCTTCCAGGAACTCCAATTGCATTTATAGATAAACTAAAACAAGATGGCAATCTAATCTCAGCTCAACTTGATAATGTTATTAGTGCTGCAATTATTCTTTTTTTATATCAAAATGGTTATGAAGGCACAGCTTTTTTTACAGCTCAAGAGGAGGCTGGAAAGAGTTGGAGATATATAAATGAGTGGTTTAAAAAGAATAAAGTATCAACTGATAAATTAATTGTTTTGGATACAAGTCCTTATGAATCAAGACAAGAAGCCGATAAACAAATGGTTGTATTAAGAAACAAAGATGTAAATGCAAGATTTAAATCACCACTTTTAGATGAGATAAAAAAGTTTTGCAAAAAAAATAAAATAACATTTTCTTGTAAAGATAAATTTATAACTGAAAAGAATAAAAAAAGAGTTCAAGAGGGATTAAAACCAATTAGTATTGGAAGTACAGAACTAGGAAGAATTATTATGGAGTCTAATAAAAAGATTCAGGGTACAACTTTGCAAATACCCACAACTGGTTACCATACTGTTGATGAAACAGCAAATATTTTGTCTGTTAAATCTATCATTTTTATTTTAAGCAGTTTTTACATAAAAACTAAAAATATTTAA
- a CDS encoding nitrite/sulfite reductase, which yields MAELSELEKLKASRNPLRVIDDLYKEALEGIPLKDEYIGLLKWYGMYPHVNKDGLEDKKYFMKRIKLVDARMNLEQLRVMSEIGVKYAKGLVDFTTRQNVQFHYIEIKDIPAIFDMLGEVNLTSRMASGDGPRPIMTCPVSGIDEGEIYDVQNLLKEVDSYFDKNDDRFCNFPRKYKIGISGCKCHCAAHEIQDAAFTAIKTKDGEVDFDLTIGGGLSKSKQIATRANKYVKPNQVLDVAVACAEIFRDHGNRDNRNKARVRHLLNDWGIEKFVEEIEKVIGYKLQDGLEAPIVASYENRNHFGINRQKQKDLFYVGFATNSGRVAGDDFVKFYEICKKYSAGGVALTGTQNFIVYDVKDDVVQALADEFQALGYPYKPNPFRARLQSCTGKEFCKFGITETKEYAKKVVLELEQKFPDFVEDLSIAIAGCGNTCSHPQIADIGFVGCMMRHEGERIEGYEVLLGGNLEGTTKSRIARKVGVKIPATQVVDYVGQLINDYKQNSLGQKRFKDYLAILEPVGSVEEAE from the coding sequence ATGGCAGAGTTATCAGAACTTGAGAAGTTAAAAGCATCAAGAAATCCTCTTAGAGTAATAGATGATTTATATAAAGAGGCACTTGAAGGAATCCCTTTAAAAGATGAATATATTGGTTTACTTAAATGGTATGGAATGTATCCCCATGTAAACAAAGATGGATTAGAAGATAAAAAATATTTTATGAAAAGAATAAAATTAGTTGATGCTAGAATGAATTTAGAGCAACTAAGAGTTATGAGTGAAATTGGGGTAAAGTATGCAAAAGGTTTAGTAGATTTTACAACAAGACAAAATGTACAGTTTCATTATATAGAGATTAAAGATATACCAGCTATTTTTGATATGTTGGGTGAAGTAAATTTAACTTCAAGAATGGCATCAGGTGATGGACCAAGACCTATTATGACTTGTCCTGTTAGTGGAATTGATGAGGGTGAGATTTATGATGTTCAAAATTTATTAAAAGAGGTTGATAGCTATTTTGATAAAAATGACGATAGATTTTGTAACTTTCCAAGAAAGTATAAAATAGGAATTAGTGGTTGTAAATGTCATTGTGCTGCTCATGAGATTCAAGATGCTGCTTTTACAGCTATTAAGACAAAAGATGGTGAGGTTGATTTTGATTTAACTATTGGTGGTGGATTATCAAAATCTAAGCAGATAGCAACTAGAGCAAATAAGTATGTTAAACCAAATCAAGTTTTAGATGTTGCTGTTGCTTGTGCAGAGATTTTTAGAGATCATGGAAATAGAGATAATAGAAATAAAGCAAGAGTTAGACATCTTTTAAATGATTGGGGAATAGAGAAGTTTGTTGAAGAGATTGAGAAAGTAATCGGATATAAACTTCAAGATGGTTTAGAAGCTCCAATTGTTGCATCTTATGAAAATAGAAACCATTTTGGAATAAACAGACAAAAACAAAAAGATCTTTTTTATGTTGGTTTTGCAACAAACTCAGGAAGAGTTGCAGGTGATGATTTTGTAAAATTCTATGAGATTTGTAAAAAATATAGTGCTGGTGGAGTTGCATTAACTGGAACTCAAAACTTTATAGTTTATGATGTAAAAGATGATGTAGTTCAAGCTTTAGCAGATGAGTTTCAAGCCTTAGGATATCCATATAAACCAAATCCATTTAGAGCAAGATTGCAATCATGTACAGGAAAAGAGTTCTGTAAATTTGGAATAACAGAAACTAAAGAGTATGCAAAAAAAGTTGTGCTTGAGTTGGAACAAAAATTCCCAGATTTTGTTGAAGATTTAAGTATTGCAATTGCTGGTTGTGGAAATACATGCTCTCATCCACAAATTGCTGATATTGGTTTTGTTGGTTGTATGATGAGACACGAAGGTGAGAGAATTGAAGGTTATGAAGTTTTATTAGGTGGAAATTTAGAAGGAACAACTAAAAGTAGAATAGCAAGAAAAGTTGGTGTTAAAATTCCAGCAACACAAGTTGTTGATTATGTAGGACAATTAATAAATGATTACAAACAAAATAGTCTTGGACAAAAAAGATTCAAAGATTATTTAGCAATTTTAGAACCAGTAGGAAGTGTAGAAGAGGCTGAATAA